In Bacillus sp. S3, the sequence CTCCACTCCAAGTAATTCAGGAGATTTGAAATCAATATTTTCTGCCAGACTATGATCCGGCCATTCTTTTGTCAATTTCTTTGTTAAATCATTGATGACTAACTCTTTTTTATATCCATAGATCGGACGAATATCTAATTTGATTAACGGAGTTAAAAAATACAAAGGTATATTGTAATAGTCACAGGCTAAGCCGACCAGATCAGAACCGGTTGTATTAAAGCCAGTACCATTCGGGAAAAAGGTTTCAGCGCCCATAAGAGCAACATCGCACTCTTTTAAATAATACATAAGAGCAGCATCCGGGAAAAATTTGATCGTATGTCCTGCCTCTTTGCAGCTTTTAACATAGGGTAATCCGCCATCAATAATCCGGCTTTCAGGAATGTAAATCGTATATGTTTGATTGGCCCCGCCAATTTTTTTCAATAGTTTGTCTACCGTACTAGAGTAATCATAAACAAGAATATTTCTCATATCTTCTACCACACTGCTCGCACATTCAAGGACCTTTTCGGTGGCATTGCTATTATACGCGAGATAACTATTTTTCCTAGTAATAATTTTATCAACTGCCTCTTCAAGATCTACATCTATCAGACTTTCAATATGATTCGTCATGAGCATAATCGCATTACTGATTGCCTGACTCGCTTCTCCCCTTGTTTTGATAAAATAGTTGGTTACTTCTTGAATTTTTTCTATAATTTCCTTCACTTCGCTATGATTCTTCTTCCCAGTTAATGCGATGGATTCAATCATTTCGCCAATCATGGAAATATGATTACTTGCCCCTAGCACTCTTTGCTCTACGATATCATCAAATAATGGCTGAACATTATTGGGTAGAAGCATTCGTACACTTTCTATATCTAGTTTCATCAGATCCACCCTTTCGTTATTCATCTTCCGCACTCAACCAACGTTGAATGCGGAAGACAAGATTACTCCAATAAATCTGCTGCATTTTTATGATAGATGCTCTCCAGGTAATCCTTTTCTAAGTGAAACATATCAAACACATTGACCGAAGATTTGGTTAAAACCGTTGGATAGGATGAACCAAATAGCAGTTTTTCTTTCGGTAATATTGAAAAGGCTTTTCTTAACACTTGAACCTCATACTGATTGGACGTTTCTACAAGGACATTTTCATTTTCCAATGCGACATCCACACAGCTGTATCCATAGTCAAAACAGCCGATATGAAGAAAAATAAAGGTAAGATTCGGATGCCGTTTTGCATGGACCGCCCATTGCTGCGGCATCGATCTTGCTCCTATTCCGGTAAAAACCTTAACGGGGATGTTATTTTCCTCAAGAATCTCCAATATTGGATCTATATTTTGACAGCTGTCAGGGTAGTAGCCATGTTCAATCGAATTAAATTCCACCATTTTTATCCCAGGAAGCTTCATTACTCTTCTAGTTTCTTCTATTGAATGATCCTCTTTCGGGTTAATAACAGCACACCCAATCAGCTGATCAGGATACCTCGAAACAAAATCAGAGATATAATTGTTTTGATCAAGGATGGATTTCCCTTCGAAAGCAGACACAACTCGTGACGTAATATTATTTTTATTCATATCGTCCAATAATTCTTGTTCGAGATAGTTGTGTGTTTCCGGATCTCTTTTTACATGAGCATGTATATCGATTATCACTTTGCTCACACCTTTCCTTTTGGCTTATCTACTAATCTATCAACCTAAAATACCAGCGTAAACGCCGACAATCCCAATAATCATCGTGATGAAAATCAATTTTATCGCTGAAACCTTTTTCTTTGTGATGAGATAATACATTAAACCTGTATAAAGCAAACCTAATACACCAGGCATCAAACCATCTAAGGTTTCTTGAATTTTAATCGTCGTTTCTCCGGACGTATATTCAATTGGAATATGCACGACCACCAAGGCAGGAATGAATCCGCCGACAATAATGTATGCGGCAATCCCAGCCAATTCTGAAATCCTGCTAATTAATCCAGACGATTGGAATTTTGAAACTAGCGATACCCCTTGTTTATATCCTTGGAAAACCCCTAAATACCGAACACCAAGAGAGAGAATGGCCATACAGATCACAAACATGATAGGTCCAACCCATCCTGTACCAGCACTTACTAGAGAAATAGCAAGCCCGGCAAGAATAGGTCTTGCTGTACCATTTAAGAGCGAGTCTCCTAACCCTGCCAATGGCCCCATTAACGCTGTTTTGACAGAATTAATTGTAGAAGGATCAAAGTCTCTTTCATTTGCATATCTCTCTTCCATTGCTGCACTGATCCCAACAGGGAGTGCCGAAACCATATCTTGTGTTAAAAAGTATTCCATATGTCTATCATATGCTTCTTTTTTATCCTCTGGATCATCGTAGACTTTTTCAATAACCGGCATCATTGCTTGGGTAAATCCAGCATTTTGTTGACGTTCATAGTTATTAGCCGTACGAATCGTCATTTGATTCCAGAAGACTTTCCATAAATCTTTCCTGGTTAATTTTTTTTCGTTTTCCATCCTAACCTCTCCTTATGCGTTAGCGTTTTTATCATCGATCTTTAAGTAGTAATACAAAGCTACACAGATGACGCCTAGTAATGCGATACCGATCATGTTGATTTGTAAATAAGATGCAAAGAAGAAGCCTAAGAATAAAAACGGCCAGAACTTTTTAACTTGAATCGTACTTAATAGTAAGGCAAACCCGACAGCTCCAATCATTCCGCCGCCGACAGATAACCCGGTAATAATTTTTTCCGGAATCGCCTCGATAATTCCTTTCACAAAATCTGCTCCGAAATAAATCGCAAGGAACGCTGGTACACCGTAAAGAACCGCATTTGTTACCATTGGGTAAACCGTATTATTTAACACTAACCCTCTTGTGTTTAGCTTGGATATCGCATTTTCTGCCCGGTGCATGAACCAGATGTTAATCACCGTATTCTGGAAGGTGGTAGCAATTTGTCCGATAAATGAGACTGGTAATGCAGTTGCTACAGCTAGTTCTGTACCCCCGCCGCCAAGAATAGCAATTCCTGCTGCAATCGCGGTACTAAGTGTTGGGTCCGGAGGTGTTGCAGTGCCGACAAAGATAACGGCAAGAAACATTAATTCGATGGTGACACCAACGGCTAAGCCCGTTGCCACATCACCCATGATCAAACCGACAACCGGTCCGACAAAAATGGGTCTGAAAATATGTGTCTGAAAAGTATGGGAATCAATATAAGCAATGGTGACAAAAATACCAACTAGTATGGCTTGAACTAGAATATCCATCATTTTTCCTCCTGCCGGAAAATTATTTAAGAATTAATTTCATTGCATCTTGGCTTCGTTCATTTGGTACTGTACGAATATCAAGGGAGACCCCTGCTTCACTTAATTTCGTTAA encodes:
- a CDS encoding translation initiation factor eIF-2B, whose product is MKLDIESVRMLLPNNVQPLFDDIVEQRVLGASNHISMIGEMIESIALTGKKNHSEVKEIIEKIQEVTNYFIKTRGEASQAISNAIMLMTNHIESLIDVDLEEAVDKIITRKNSYLAYNSNATEKVLECASSVVEDMRNILVYDYSSTVDKLLKKIGGANQTYTIYIPESRIIDGGLPYVKSCKEAGHTIKFFPDAALMYYLKECDVALMGAETFFPNGTGFNTTGSDLVGLACDYYNIPLYFLTPLIKLDIRPIYGYKKELVINDLTKKLTKEWPDHSLAENIDFKSPELLGVEPKFISGFITEKGLIPTEEMFNVSVEYYKELGGVI
- a CDS encoding amidohydrolase family protein, with the translated sequence MIIDIHAHVKRDPETHNYLEQELLDDMNKNNITSRVVSAFEGKSILDQNNYISDFVSRYPDQLIGCAVINPKEDHSIEETRRVMKLPGIKMVEFNSIEHGYYPDSCQNIDPILEILEENNIPVKVFTGIGARSMPQQWAVHAKRHPNLTFIFLHIGCFDYGYSCVDVALENENVLVETSNQYEVQVLRKAFSILPKEKLLFGSSYPTVLTKSSVNVFDMFHLEKDYLESIYHKNAADLLE
- a CDS encoding PTS system mannose/fructose/sorbose family transporter subunit IID, which gives rise to MENEKKLTRKDLWKVFWNQMTIRTANNYERQQNAGFTQAMMPVIEKVYDDPEDKKEAYDRHMEYFLTQDMVSALPVGISAAMEERYANERDFDPSTINSVKTALMGPLAGLGDSLLNGTARPILAGLAISLVSAGTGWVGPIMFVICMAILSLGVRYLGVFQGYKQGVSLVSKFQSSGLISRISELAGIAAYIIVGGFIPALVVVHIPIEYTSGETTIKIQETLDGLMPGVLGLLYTGLMYYLITKKKVSAIKLIFITMIIGIVGVYAGILG
- a CDS encoding PTS mannose/fructose/sorbose/N-acetylgalactosamine transporter subunit IIC, which gives rise to MDILVQAILVGIFVTIAYIDSHTFQTHIFRPIFVGPVVGLIMGDVATGLAVGVTIELMFLAVIFVGTATPPDPTLSTAIAAGIAILGGGGTELAVATALPVSFIGQIATTFQNTVINIWFMHRAENAISKLNTRGLVLNNTVYPMVTNAVLYGVPAFLAIYFGADFVKGIIEAIPEKIITGLSVGGGMIGAVGFALLLSTIQVKKFWPFLFLGFFFASYLQINMIGIALLGVICVALYYYLKIDDKNANA